The window ATATTTTTTTAACGTCATCCCAATCATTTTCTATAAAAAGTCTTATGTTTTTTTCCACTTTTAAACCACCTTCTTGAACAGTTTTCTTTTGGAAACCACAGCTAAATGAGAGTTGTTTCCGAAGCCTTCATTAGTTAGAGCCTATATTCAACATCGAAAATTGACACGCATGAAAGAAAGGCTAAATTCTACGAAAAAGACACGCACTTCGTATTTTCCCCCAAAGGAGCTTCATCATTATTTGTACCAAAAAAAAATTACCTATTTCATAACCGACAAAAAAACAAATCAGTCCAATAGCTACCGACAAAGCAATAAACAATATCGATTCTTTGACTGCATCGTGTGCATTAGTTAGCTGAGGATAGCATAAACCCTATAGATCCAAAAAAAGCTAATGATTTCTTTGCGTTTAATCAAAGAAGTCATTAGCCAGCATAGCGGTTTTGCATCATTACAAGGGAGAGCTTCATTCCCATATTTAATATATCATGCTATCATAATCTGTTAATGTAAATGATAGCATTAACAAATGTTTAATGTTATTAACGCATTCAGCTTGAAAGATCACAATATTTTTGCTTTTTAGAAAAGAATAAGCACGCTTTTCACATCCGTTAGCACCACATTTCCTATTGCTAAAGTGATAATATGGCACGCATTAAATATGGGAAAACTCTTTTAAATACCTGTTAATACTCTCCTGGATAATCTGCTTCGCTTCCTCTGAATTTTGAGTGTTTTCAACTGCGGTGGCCTTGCCTTCAAGCTCCTTGTAAAAAGAAAAAAAGTGCGACATTTCTTCAAAGACATGCTTTGGTAATTCTCTAATATCCTTGAATACATTGTAAGTGGGGTCATGAAAAGGAATGGCAATTATTTTTTCATCCTTAGTACCACTGTCTACCATGGTGATGACGCCAATAGGATAGCATCGGACAAGTGAAAGCGGCTGGATATCTTCGGAACATAGTACCAGTACATCCAGTGGGTCCTTATCTGCTGCGTAAGTGCGGGGAATAAAACCATAATTGGCAGGATAATGCGCGGAAGTATATAGCACTCGATCCATATAAAGTAAACCGGTTTCTTTATCCAGCTCATATTTGGTTTTACAACCCTTAGGAATCTCAATAACCGCGCAAAAATCATCCGCCTGAATCCTGTCTTGAGAAATATCATGCCAAATGCTCAAAAAAGTCCCTCCAATTTTGATTTGTTAAAAAATAAAAAAGCTGACCACTTTCTGTATAAAACAGAAGTCATCAGCTTAAAAAGCAATTTTAGCAATGCTAAGGGAGAACTTCATTCCCTCTCGCCGTATTATAGCAAATTATGATTTATTAATCAATAGTTTATTTTAAATCCGTTCAGATTGTATTTTCTTTGGTCGGGTTAATATCATCCTCCTCGGAAACAAGAGGGAAAGCCTTTCGATGTGTGATCTGTTAGAAATATGTATGAAGAATAAATGAATTTTTTAATGAAATCTTGCGACCCATTGATTTTTATTAAGGTTTGGCCTATAATGTTTTCGGGAATGAAGTACTCCCTCGGAAATAACCGAAACGCTTAAAAGCTGATGACTTCTATATAGAAGTCGTCGGCTTTTTGTTATCAGAAGGCTAAAAGTGATGCTTTAGCAGGATAAAGCTGTTGCAATACGGTGGCTTCTGCGTGATGAAAAGCAAAAGAGGGTGCAGTATGGAGTTGACAAATCTAACCGCCGGCACGATGCAGCGGCTCACATTATATCTTAAGTATCTGCAGGATCTTTCGCCGGTGGTGCGCATGGTGACGCCGAAGATGATGGCGGATG of the uncultured Caproiciproducens sp. genome contains:
- a CDS encoding inorganic diphosphatase; this encodes MSIWHDISQDRIQADDFCAVIEIPKGCKTKYELDKETGLLYMDRVLYTSAHYPANYGFIPRTYAADKDPLDVLVLCSEDIQPLSLVRCYPIGVITMVDSGTKDEKIIAIPFHDPTYNVFKDIRELPKHVFEEMSHFFSFYKELEGKATAVENTQNSEEAKQIIQESINRYLKEFSHI